The Nitrosarchaeum sp. genome includes a window with the following:
- a CDS encoding DUF2024 family protein — translation MGFHVFDTYVKSKDGHIMHFDVITDKNNIENAIMFAKEWLNSIGEKDAVVTTKECRFCHTQSVSEEIEIEIMTSGYFIAKMEGCPN, via the coding sequence ATGGGTTTTCATGTATTTGATACATATGTCAAGTCTAAAGATGGACACATAATGCATTTTGATGTAATAACTGACAAAAATAACATAGAAAACGCAATCATGTTTGCAAAAGAGTGGCTAAATAGCATTGGAGAGAAAGACGCTGTGGTTACAACAAAAGAATGTAGATTTTGCCATACACAATCAGTATCTGAAGAAATTGAAATTGAGATAATGACAAGTGGTTATTTTATTGCAAAAATGGAAGGTTGTCCCAATTAA
- a CDS encoding ROK family protein: protein MYKLGIDLGGSKTEAILLDENLNIIQRKRVPTPRNDYSQILDTITSLSFDLLANVENYSIGICSPGAISKKTGLIKNSNTQCLIGKSLKEDLEKKLGQKISMENDANCFAMAESTLGVAKGFDVVFGIIMGTGVGGGIVINEKIHQGRTNIAGEWGHHTLHRNGNNCYCGKKGCVETYISGPALENRWKELTGKSQNMREILQNIDNSKQWKDEFLENFGFGLANVIDILDPDVIVLGGGLSNIDFLYTEGRDSVYQKVFSDLVDTPILQNKLGDSAGVFGAALL from the coding sequence TTGTACAAACTAGGAATAGATCTAGGTGGTTCCAAAACCGAAGCAATTCTACTGGATGAAAATCTAAACATAATTCAAAGAAAACGAGTTCCAACCCCAAGAAATGATTATTCCCAAATACTAGATACAATTACCTCATTGAGTTTCGATCTTTTAGCAAATGTTGAAAATTATTCTATAGGAATTTGTTCACCTGGCGCAATTTCAAAAAAAACTGGTTTGATAAAAAACAGTAATACTCAATGTCTCATTGGAAAATCACTTAAAGAAGATTTAGAAAAAAAATTAGGTCAAAAAATATCTATGGAGAACGATGCAAATTGTTTTGCAATGGCTGAATCTACATTAGGTGTTGCAAAAGGATTTGACGTAGTTTTTGGCATCATTATGGGTACTGGTGTAGGTGGAGGAATAGTTATCAATGAAAAGATTCACCAAGGTAGGACAAACATTGCAGGAGAATGGGGACATCATACATTACATCGAAATGGAAATAATTGTTATTGTGGAAAGAAAGGTTGTGTTGAGACATACATTAGTGGCCCAGCATTGGAAAATCGATGGAAAGAACTAACTGGAAAATCACAAAACATGCGTGAAATTTTACAAAATATTGATAATTCTAAACAATGGAAAGATGAGTTTTTGGAAAATTTTGGGTTTGGACTGGCAAATGTTATTGATATCTTAGATCCTGATGTAATTGTCTTGGGAGGAGGTTTATCCAATATTGATTTTTTATACACTGAAGGAAGAGATTCTGTATATCAAAAAGTTTTTTCAGATTTAGTTGATACGCCAATTTTACAAAACAAATTAGGTGATTCTGCTGGAGTGTTTGGTGCAGCATTATTATAA
- the guaA gene encoding glutamine-hydrolyzing GMP synthase has translation MDKIVVLDFGSQYSHLICRRIREFSVYAELVPFDISLEELQKQNPKGIIFSGGPSSVYNSDAPVPENKIFDMNLPLLGICYGHQLIVNKFGGKVKRANKEYGSSLLTIDSDNNLLNGIGGSVRAWMSHGDEAEQIPPGFKVIGHTESAKAAAIASEERSIYGIQFHPEVVHTEQGTEILKNFVLKVCGAKQDWTMEGFIDSAVNKISKIEGDVLCGVSGGIDSTVAALLIHKAIGNRLKCVFVNNGLLRLNEEIEIKEMFEKNFNVNFTMVDAVQDFLSKLKGIEDPERKRKIIGEEFIRVFTDFAKNKGPFKWLAQGTLYPDVIESGVSKGPAAVIKSHHNVGGLPDWLDLEILEPLRELYKDEVRKIAKILGVPEKLFMRHPFPGPGLAVRIIGEVTPKKLQISKVASKIVEDELIASGFYGKVWQAYAAVGDDKAVGVVGDERKYGNIVMIRVVDSIDAMTADWTRLPHELLEKISNRITNEVEDVTWVTYAISSKPPATIEPQ, from the coding sequence ATGGATAAGATAGTAGTTTTAGATTTTGGTTCTCAATATAGTCATTTAATCTGCAGAAGAATAAGAGAATTTTCAGTGTATGCAGAGCTAGTCCCTTTTGATATCAGTCTTGAAGAATTACAAAAGCAAAATCCTAAAGGAATAATTTTTTCTGGAGGACCATCAAGTGTCTATAACTCCGATGCTCCTGTTCCTGAAAATAAAATTTTTGATATGAATTTACCATTACTAGGAATTTGTTATGGACATCAATTAATTGTAAATAAGTTTGGAGGAAAGGTAAAAAGAGCTAACAAAGAATATGGTTCATCACTACTAACAATTGATAGTGATAATAATCTGTTAAACGGAATTGGAGGTTCGGTAAGAGCATGGATGAGTCATGGTGATGAGGCAGAACAAATACCACCAGGATTCAAGGTAATAGGGCACACTGAAAGTGCAAAAGCTGCAGCAATTGCTTCAGAGGAAAGATCAATCTATGGAATTCAATTTCATCCAGAGGTGGTTCACACAGAGCAAGGAACCGAAATTCTCAAAAATTTTGTTTTGAAAGTTTGCGGAGCTAAACAAGATTGGACAATGGAGGGATTCATAGATTCTGCAGTGAATAAAATTTCAAAAATCGAAGGAGATGTTTTATGCGGTGTTAGTGGTGGAATAGATTCCACAGTAGCTGCATTACTTATTCACAAAGCAATTGGAAATAGACTAAAATGTGTTTTTGTAAATAATGGTCTATTACGATTAAACGAAGAGATAGAAATCAAAGAGATGTTTGAAAAAAACTTTAATGTGAATTTTACAATGGTTGATGCGGTTCAAGATTTTTTAAGTAAATTAAAAGGCATTGAAGACCCTGAGAGAAAAAGAAAGATCATAGGTGAAGAATTTATCCGGGTATTTACGGATTTTGCAAAAAACAAAGGTCCTTTCAAATGGCTTGCACAAGGTACATTGTATCCAGATGTAATAGAGAGTGGAGTTTCAAAAGGTCCTGCTGCAGTGATAAAATCCCATCATAATGTTGGAGGACTACCAGATTGGCTTGATTTGGAAATTTTAGAACCATTACGTGAATTATACAAAGACGAAGTTAGAAAAATTGCTAAAATTTTAGGTGTTCCAGAAAAACTTTTCATGCGACATCCATTTCCAGGACCAGGACTGGCTGTAAGAATTATCGGTGAAGTTACACCAAAAAAATTGCAGATATCAAAAGTAGCAAGTAAAATTGTTGAAGATGAATTGATAGCATCTGGATTCTACGGTAAAGTCTGGCAAGCATATGCAGCAGTAGGTGACGATAAGGCAGTAGGCGTAGTTGGCGATGAAAGAAAATATGGGAATATTGTAATGATTAGAGTGGTAGACTCTATTGATGCAATGACGGCTGATTGGACTAGATTACCACATGAATTACTAGAAAAAATCAGCAATAGAATCACAAATGAGGTAGAAGATGTAACATGGGTAACATATGCTATTTCAAGTAAGCCTCCTGCAACGATTGAGCCACAATAA
- the thsB gene encoding thermosome subunit beta: MASIQQTPNGPVLVLKESALQQKGKDAQHNNIAAAKLVAELVRSSLGPRGLDKMLVDSLGDVTITNDGATILKEIDVQHPAAKMMVEISKTVDNEVGDGTTSSVVFGGALLAKAEDLLKKDVHPSVIIEGYQAAAEKTLEIYSQMAKKIQPDDRETLLKIATTSMQSKLISEDSDILSKVVVDAILKVATKKAETYSVDLENIKVEKKAGGSITDTQIIKGIVLDKEVVHSGMPTKVEKAKIALLNSALEIEKTEMSSEIRITDPTQMQMFLEEENRMLKTMVDKLHNVGVNVLICQKGIDDIAQHYLAKYGIMAVRRVKESDMIKLGKATGGRVISNLDDLTEKDLGTADIAHQKKVESDKWVFVEGCKNPQSVTLLIRGGSQRVIDEVDRSIHDSLMVVKDVIEKPEIVAGGGAPESFAASQLKEWADSFDGREQLAIKKYAEALEIIPLTIAENAGMDPIDTMATLRSKQNQGRKWTGIDARNTRIADMLSIDVVEPLAVKEQIIKSATEAACMILRIDDVISVSGAR; the protein is encoded by the coding sequence ATGGCATCAATTCAACAAACTCCAAATGGACCAGTATTAGTTCTAAAAGAGAGTGCGCTACAACAAAAAGGTAAGGACGCTCAACACAACAATATTGCTGCTGCTAAACTAGTTGCTGAATTAGTTAGAAGCAGTTTAGGTCCACGAGGATTAGATAAGATGCTAGTTGATTCCTTAGGTGATGTTACTATTACTAATGATGGCGCAACCATCTTAAAAGAAATTGATGTTCAACATCCAGCTGCCAAAATGATGGTGGAAATTTCAAAAACAGTCGATAATGAAGTAGGAGATGGAACCACATCATCTGTAGTTTTTGGGGGTGCCCTTTTAGCTAAGGCAGAAGATCTTCTCAAAAAAGATGTTCATCCTTCTGTAATTATCGAAGGTTATCAAGCAGCAGCTGAAAAGACACTAGAGATCTATTCTCAAATGGCAAAAAAAATCCAACCTGATGATAGAGAAACACTTCTCAAAATTGCCACAACCAGTATGCAATCTAAATTAATCTCTGAAGATAGCGATATCCTCTCTAAAGTTGTAGTTGATGCAATCTTAAAAGTTGCAACAAAGAAGGCAGAGACCTATTCAGTTGATCTTGAAAATATTAAAGTTGAAAAGAAAGCCGGTGGTTCTATTACCGATACTCAAATTATCAAAGGCATTGTTTTAGATAAAGAAGTCGTTCATAGTGGAATGCCGACAAAAGTTGAGAAAGCAAAGATAGCATTGTTGAATTCTGCCTTAGAAATTGAAAAGACTGAGATGAGTTCAGAAATTAGAATCACAGATCCAACACAAATGCAAATGTTTTTGGAAGAAGAAAATAGAATGCTCAAAACAATGGTTGACAAACTTCATAATGTTGGTGTTAATGTATTAATTTGCCAAAAAGGAATTGATGATATTGCACAGCATTATTTGGCAAAATATGGTATCATGGCAGTTAGACGTGTTAAAGAAAGTGATATGATAAAACTTGGCAAAGCAACTGGTGGACGTGTTATTTCTAACCTCGATGATCTTACAGAAAAAGATCTTGGTACTGCAGACATTGCTCATCAAAAGAAAGTCGAATCTGATAAATGGGTATTTGTTGAAGGTTGTAAAAATCCACAATCTGTTACCTTGCTTATCAGAGGTGGTTCACAAAGAGTCATTGATGAAGTTGACCGTTCCATACATGACTCCTTAATGGTGGTAAAAGATGTTATTGAAAAACCAGAAATTGTTGCAGGCGGTGGAGCACCAGAATCATTTGCTGCATCCCAACTAAAAGAATGGGCAGATAGTTTTGATGGTAGAGAACAACTTGCAATCAAAAAATATGCTGAGGCACTTGAAATTATTCCTCTTACAATAGCAGAAAATGCTGGAATGGATCCTATTGATACAATGGCTACACTAAGATCAAAACAAAATCAAGGTCGTAAATGGACTGGAATTGATGCACGAAATACAAGAATTGCTGATATGCTTTCTATAGATGTTGTAGAGCCACTTGCAGTCAAAGAACAAATAATTAAATCTGCAACAGAAGCTGCATGCATGATTCTCAGAATTGATGATGTAATTTCTGTTTCTGGCGCACGATAA
- a CDS encoding 6-hydroxymethylpterin diphosphokinase MptE-like protein, producing MVIVGWNEKYAKIRKEFKYSEKQDKESAIILDSILRKNISNKKIRDEISGKTVFVIGAGPSLSLAIPKLKKFKKVVKIVADSAVKPLIENGIKPNIVVTDLDGDEYSLKKVGKTDSIFVVHAHGDNINKLLLAENFKNCIGTTQTNPFKKIQNFGGFTDGDRSVFLANHFEAKKIILFGMDFGKRIGKYSQTKASERQIKLKKLRRAKLLLEWLSENSRSQLFTTSSQIKGFEKIPYNKLDIIIT from the coding sequence ATGGTAATTGTCGGTTGGAATGAAAAATATGCAAAGATTCGAAAAGAATTCAAATACAGTGAAAAACAAGATAAAGAGTCAGCAATTATTTTAGATTCAATTTTAAGGAAAAATATTTCTAATAAAAAAATCAGAGATGAAATATCTGGAAAAACGGTGTTTGTAATAGGTGCCGGGCCTTCATTGTCGTTAGCTATACCAAAATTAAAAAAATTTAAAAAAGTTGTGAAGATTGTGGCAGATAGTGCAGTAAAACCATTGATTGAGAATGGAATTAAACCAAACATTGTTGTAACAGACTTGGATGGGGATGAGTATTCTTTAAAAAAAGTTGGTAAAACAGATTCAATTTTTGTGGTACATGCACATGGAGACAATATAAATAAATTACTTCTTGCTGAAAATTTTAAAAATTGTATTGGTACCACACAAACAAATCCATTTAAAAAAATACAAAATTTTGGTGGCTTTACAGATGGAGATAGAAGTGTTTTTCTTGCAAATCATTTTGAGGCAAAGAAAATTATTTTATTTGGAATGGATTTTGGAAAAAGAATTGGAAAATATTCCCAAACAAAAGCATCAGAAAGACAAATTAAATTAAAGAAATTAAGAAGAGCTAAATTACTTTTGGAATGGCTATCAGAAAATTCAAGATCGCAGTTATTTACAACATCAAGCCAAATTAAAGGATTTGAAAAAATACCATATAATAAACTCGATATTATAATTACCTAG
- a CDS encoding adenine deaminase → MGDKKADLVLKNCSLVSVYTKEIIPKIQIAIVDDRIAYVGPNAGHAIGSKTTIIDIEEKYAGPGFADPHLHIDQFVLPSELAKKSLLCGVTSLFSDPIDIVSVSGYKGFQEFLKLGEDLPIRIFQVVPGGLPVDGKFSHSKTLSLSQEKLAVKHPHVLGLGEVFSWTKVTLRDPKTMKSLSAMLEGDCIINGHTAGASEKKLNAYVASGILSCHEPINFDQVLERLRLGMWIMIREGSIRRDLKEIIPRVLSHGINLDRLMFCSDGLDPTDLVQYGHIDHCVRESIKFGLNPIDAISMASKNCFDYYNMNKDLGGIAPGKIADILIFDDLKSVKPNKVFVGGKLVVSNGSIVTSVKKKVIPSWIKKTIKLKKLSPKDFVIKSKKKSVLANTIFMQTEIITKQGSVELFTENGNVLTSLDKDVWKVASFDRIHGTNKHVIGFLENFGADIGAFASTWSFHENDMIVIGSNDSDMSIAANILIKNQGGLVVVKSGKIIASLPLQLAGIISTDSFEKVLTNFQQVNNSIIDSGCKFSRPHLIPLFLPFLALPSIRILSGGIVDVKKRSYINPIC, encoded by the coding sequence ATGGGTGACAAAAAAGCAGATCTTGTGCTAAAAAACTGCTCATTGGTGTCTGTTTATACTAAAGAAATTATTCCAAAAATTCAGATCGCAATAGTAGATGATCGTATAGCATATGTTGGACCAAACGCTGGACATGCAATTGGATCAAAAACAACTATTATTGATATTGAAGAAAAATATGCAGGACCAGGCTTTGCTGATCCACACTTACACATAGATCAATTTGTTTTACCATCCGAACTTGCAAAAAAATCATTATTATGTGGCGTAACATCTCTTTTCTCAGATCCAATAGACATCGTTAGTGTATCTGGATACAAAGGATTTCAAGAGTTTCTGAAACTTGGTGAAGATTTACCAATTAGGATATTTCAAGTTGTTCCAGGAGGTCTACCGGTAGATGGAAAATTTAGTCATAGCAAAACTTTATCGTTATCACAAGAAAAATTAGCAGTAAAACATCCTCATGTTTTAGGACTAGGAGAAGTTTTTTCATGGACCAAAGTAACGTTACGAGATCCTAAAACAATGAAATCTTTGAGTGCTATGTTGGAAGGTGATTGCATAATTAATGGACATACTGCTGGAGCAAGTGAAAAAAAACTCAATGCATACGTTGCATCGGGAATTCTATCTTGTCATGAGCCTATCAATTTTGATCAGGTTTTAGAAAGACTACGTCTAGGGATGTGGATTATGATCAGAGAAGGATCAATTAGGCGTGACTTGAAAGAAATTATTCCACGTGTTTTGTCTCATGGAATTAATCTGGATAGACTGATGTTTTGTTCTGATGGACTTGATCCTACAGACTTGGTGCAATATGGCCATATCGATCATTGTGTAAGGGAATCTATCAAATTTGGTCTAAACCCTATTGATGCTATTTCAATGGCTTCAAAAAACTGCTTTGATTATTACAACATGAATAAAGACCTCGGTGGTATTGCTCCAGGAAAGATTGCCGATATCTTAATTTTTGATGATTTAAAATCTGTAAAGCCTAACAAAGTCTTTGTAGGTGGAAAATTAGTAGTATCTAACGGTAGTATTGTTACTTCGGTAAAGAAAAAAGTAATTCCTTCATGGATTAAAAAAACTATCAAATTAAAAAAACTCTCTCCAAAAGATTTTGTTATAAAGTCAAAAAAGAAAAGTGTTCTTGCAAATACTATTTTTATGCAAACTGAAATTATAACAAAACAAGGCTCTGTTGAATTATTTACTGAAAATGGCAACGTTTTAACTTCTTTGGATAAGGATGTGTGGAAAGTAGCTTCTTTTGATAGAATTCATGGAACTAACAAACATGTCATAGGATTTCTTGAAAATTTTGGAGCAGATATAGGTGCATTTGCATCTACTTGGAGTTTTCATGAAAACGACATGATTGTAATTGGATCTAATGATTCTGATATGTCCATAGCCGCTAATATTCTTATCAAAAATCAAGGAGGTCTTGTTGTAGTAAAATCTGGAAAAATTATTGCATCATTGCCATTACAATTAGCAGGAATTATTTCTACTGACTCATTTGAAAAAGTTTTAACTAATTTTCAGCAAGTAAATAATTCCATTATAGATTCTGGATGCAAGTTTTCACGACCACATCTGATCCCACTTTTCTTACCATTCCTTGCTCTTCCCTCAATTCGAATACTTTCTGGAGGGATTGTTGATGTAAAGAAACGATCTTACATTAATCCAATCTGCTAA
- a CDS encoding pyridoxamine 5'-phosphate oxidase family protein, with amino-acid sequence MITIPNEIKEFIEIQGIFAVGTIGVNNIPNISPRIFFRVDQNTIYWLDFFKHKSYKNIQANPWVTISVFNKDDLKGFQFRGIVNFITDEPIKSEIKESIIKKTLEKNSSEKIKKLSEKIEVQVIRFEPKVCYSLNPDEFSDMCIGSDVDSTQLFQK; translated from the coding sequence ATGATAACAATACCTAATGAAATTAAAGAGTTTATTGAGATACAAGGAATCTTTGCTGTAGGAACTATAGGAGTAAATAACATACCAAATATTTCGCCAAGAATTTTTTTTAGGGTTGATCAAAATACAATCTATTGGTTAGATTTTTTTAAACATAAATCTTACAAGAATATACAAGCAAATCCATGGGTCACTATCTCTGTTTTTAATAAAGACGACTTGAAGGGATTTCAATTTAGAGGAATTGTAAATTTTATAACAGATGAACCAATAAAATCAGAAATAAAAGAATCAATAATAAAGAAAACATTAGAAAAAAATTCATCAGAGAAAATAAAAAAATTGAGTGAAAAAATAGAAGTCCAAGTCATACGGTTTGAGCCAAAAGTATGTTACTCATTAAATCCAGATGAGTTCAGTGATATGTGTATAGGATCTGATGTAGATTCTACACAGTTATTTCAAAAGTAA
- a CDS encoding hydrolase, with translation MTFSKSDREYLKNTIDGISEKYHAPKFEPHITVYGLIETEINQIDKIAKEVILNQNSFLVKKSEILQSEELWKTIFIELKSNNQMESVHKNFKKYFDKVSRYQFKPHVSLIYKILPIEEKMKIINNLDIKNEFQVSKLAIQKFSPDIKKWKIIKEYNLKNV, from the coding sequence TTGACATTTTCGAAAAGCGATAGAGAATATCTAAAAAATACAATTGATGGAATTTCAGAAAAATATCATGCTCCAAAATTTGAACCACATATTACAGTTTATGGATTAATAGAAACAGAAATTAATCAAATCGATAAAATTGCTAAAGAAGTAATATTAAACCAAAATTCATTTTTAGTTAAAAAATCGGAAATTTTGCAATCTGAAGAATTATGGAAGACAATATTCATAGAATTAAAATCAAATAATCAGATGGAGTCAGTTCATAAAAATTTTAAAAAATATTTTGACAAAGTATCAAGATATCAGTTCAAACCACACGTAAGTCTAATTTACAAAATCTTACCAATTGAAGAAAAAATGAAAATAATAAATAATTTAGATATTAAAAATGAATTTCAGGTAAGCAAACTAGCAATACAAAAATTTTCTCCAGATATAAAAAAATGGAAAATCATAAAAGAATATAATTTAAAAAATGTTTAA